Proteins co-encoded in one Rattus rattus isolate New Zealand chromosome 5, Rrattus_CSIRO_v1, whole genome shotgun sequence genomic window:
- the LOC116901572 gene encoding DNA polymerase epsilon subunit 4-like: MVAVAAAGSGMPKEEKAPEGAAAALQFQSLMSAHCLALVLGAVKDLLKADSDVMLAGQEAIFILARVLELFVETIAKDAYCCAQQGKRKTPQRRDLDNAIEAVDEFTFLEGTLD, translated from the exons ATGGTGGCAGTGGCAGCTGCAGGGAGTGGGATGCCCAAAGAGGAGAAGGCTCCCGAAGGGGCAGCAGCAGCTTTGCAGTTCCAATCCCTAATGAGTGCACACTGCCTAGCATTGGTGCTTGGAGCGG TAAAGGACTTGCTAAAGGCAGACTCTGATGTAATGCTGGCAGGTCAGGAAGCCATCTTTATCCTGGCGCGAGTTTTGGAGCTGTTTGTGGAAACTATTGCAAAAGATGCCTACTGCTGTGCTcaacaaggaaagaggaaaactccccAGAGGAGAGATTTGGATAATGCAATAGAAGCTGTGGATGAATTCACTTTTCTAGAAGGCACTTTGGATTGA